The Denticeps clupeoides chromosome 4, fDenClu1.1, whole genome shotgun sequence genome segment CTCACAGTTGAAGCGTCCAgttgatgaaaattacagacctctctcatctttttaagtgggacaacttgcacaatcggtgactgacaaatactttttgccccactgtagaTATTGAGAACCTGTTGTATTAGAGATATCTACAATACACTTTGAAATTTCTAATGGAAGAGGCAATGTATTATTACTAAAgtctctgtgtgtatatatgtaaaacAAAGAGAAGCAAAAAATACATTAGTAAATCAAAAAAAGACAGTTCATAATGTCTTGAATTCATATTCTTTGTGGTACAAGTCTTCATGATGATTGACTAACCTGCCTCTAGGCCATGCACTTCATTTTGCAGGACATTTATTGCCCCAGTGGGAGAGGGACCTCAAATTCCAGTAGATCCAGGCCGCGCCTTCTGCGACTTATTTGCTTCTGGAGCTGAAGTTTGTTGGTGAAGAACACAGTTCTCCAACCCAACTCTCGGGCCAGCATTTCCACATGCTCTGGTACTGTTTTGCAGGTTTGTCGCACAGTGTGCTCCCAAAACTCTTCCGAATCACACAGCTGGTTGGAAGATGCAGAAAATATTCAGCAGACAACCTCAACATGTCCCTTCTAAAATGGGAGAAGTTCAGGAAAAACTTACCATCTTTAATCTGTGAGATGTCTGTCGCAGATGGGCAATGTCTTCTAAGTCCAGGTATGTCATAATTTGCAGAAGAAGGTGGTTTGGCAGATGCTCCAAGTAATCAAAATGGCCTTGACACAAATTTGTGATGTAGCGCAAAACCCTAGTGCCAAACACCAATCTAACttgatctgaaaaaaaaaaaagattgatttaagattttaatgcaaaatgcacAGACTGTGTCCAATCCGAAATTTACAGCGAATGAAAGACGTCCACCAATCTTTAACTACCCACATACAAGGTGTGCAGACAGGTTATGTCTATGTAACAGAGCGTTTATAAACGGTAGAAAAAATGTACCCTGTAGCCGCCTGTCCTCTAAAAAGCATGTGTGCGACTCCACCACTTCTCCGGGCCGCTTGTTTTCGTTTCTCGGGGAAATCCTCCACCATCTCCATGTCACCTGTTGGGACGAAGACAAGACCGGCGCTCAGTGATTTGTCGCCTGTGTGACCGGAAACCAGCAGCTTGCGACGCTTACATCggacttttttatttccaaGTGGAAAAAATCTTTCGAGGGCGCCGGCCCCTGTCCGCTGATTTGGAACAAAGTTTCCCCCAAGAGACGCGCCATTTTTCCCGAGACGCTTGGCGGTTACCGTGGCAACGCACGGAGACGCCCTCCGGGGCGTGGCTCTCCTGAGCTTCACGCGAACGCTGAAACAACACTGCTCGAACGCTGAAACAACACTGCGTGAGACTGTTGCTCGTTGCTCAGCATCATTTTTGCCGGTGAGAAGTCGTTTACGTTTTAAAACGATGCGAGCAGCTAGTTCGACATTTTGAACAATATtcgcatgcatgcatgcaaatgtCCAGTTAAATTgtaagaaatgaaatattatgaataaaatgtcaacTGTGCTCAGACAGGCATCCTTTTGTGATTTAGTAATATTTTCCTTTTGTGCTGAAGTCTCCAGAGATGCGTTTGCCTCCAGGCGGGTGGTGTGGCGATCACACTTCCTCGCCGTCACGTTCAGAGCCAGAACACCGATATTTTGCGGTAAACACGCTTTTTAGCAACGATTTGCTTCCTCGGAATGGGCTCGGTTTCAATGTACTCACTGATTACAATACGTATTCTCGACCACAgtaatcaaataaatgaataatacagaaaaatacagcaGCAAGTGACATCTGCGCTGTTCAGCAGACGTTTAGAAAGTGATTagaaattaaaaagtgaagtgattgtcacatgtgatacacagcagcacagcacacggtgcacacagtgaaatttgtcctctgcatttaacccatcaccctgagtgaacagtgggcagccatgacaggcgcccggggagcagtgtgtggggacggtgcttttgctcagtagcacctcagtggcaccttggcggatcaggattcgaaccggcaaccttctgattacagggctgcttccttaaccactaggccaccactgcccctgatataaaatgcagtttttggccacatatgaatgagtcAGTGTCCTAGATTATGCAATGGCCACGAGATAATCAGACGTAATAATTCATTCAATTAGTCCTATTTTTTCAAGTACATACTGAATTGAATCAAATatcaaacatgaacatgaaacgAATCAAACATGAACAGAAATTAAAACTGACCAGTAGGATGAATCCTTAATGAATCTAGAAACACATGAATGCAAGCTCCATGTAACAAGGTCTCTTTATCCAAAGGAACAAACGGCTGAGAATACAAATAGTTCTGAACACTGGTAATTAAAAatcttttaatatatttatacatttatttatatatgtacacactGACGTTGTGCCTGTAATGGGAAGCCTGGTACAGTCCCATTGGTCGGATGCTCCGGGTGCAGAAACTGGGTACAGAAGGTGCCCCACTTCTCTCCTTTCAGGACTAGACACCTGATGCTCAGCCCATCTGCAGGTCTAGTGACCCCTCAACAATGGCAATTAGTACGCAGGCTTATAATCTCATTACTGGTGTCCACATTACCTCCTTCAGGTAGCTCATGGTTTGTAAGAAAGTCTCATTTATACATGGTTTTcgtttacaaaatgaaatgttgcGATCCAAAAGGAGCCCCGTGCAGAACCATTCAAAAGCTTTTTCCACAGCAAATCACGAGGCCACCATTTGTTCCTATTCTCAGCACATTTCTTGTACATAGTGCGTGTAGTTAAGAGTATTACAAATATTGATATGCACAAAGAGCTTACTTTCTAAGCATAAAAAGTAAATTACTGAATTGAAGCTATAACGAGTAAGGATATTTGCATGATGTGATAGAAGGTTCAAAAAGTGCTTTTTCAAAACACAAGGGTGGGGAGATCATCTTCTGCACTGAAAACTGCAGGCTTTAAATCTTTTTGAAATGATAAACACTCAGTGCAGTGACATTGAGACCTGGCCGCTATGTTGCAGAGACGTAGTTGGGGTCATTGGTGACATGGAATGTGTGCTTAATGTAGTCTGGGTGCTGTGTGACTGGCACCACTACAAGAATGGGTTTGTGGAAGAACTTCCAGTTGGGTAGGAACCTGGTGGAGCTCCACTCTGCAAAACAAGGAAAATTACTATTCTCAATGAGTTAaacaacatttcaataaaactttcaaaaacagaacaaaaagagTTGAGAGATGTTTGCACCAACCTGCACTAGGTGGTCCACCATAGAAGATCATTCATAGGAGTACTCACCATGAACGGATTATTAGAAATCCCTGGGGCAGTGACACCCTGGCTATAAGAAGCCACGGGAGGTTTGACATGTCCAAAAACTGGGAAGCCAGAGCCTGATTCAAACCAAGGGGTGACAAgataaatcatattttacaaGCCCACATTATTGTCAGTGCTCTTGAAAGGAACAATCTACATAAACAGCCTAGTATTTCAGTGTCACAACTATGCTGATAATGGGCACACAATAATAATGTCTGGACACTGAACCCACAGAAAACTGCACCCACAGCAGCTCTCCATGGATCTGATTCCTGACTCTGAATGGTGTGGTAGACTGACAAACGGTGTACTGCAACAACATCTTATTACTGAACACATTTATGTgcagatatatattttttttcatccttgTCCTCTGTCTTATCCCATACAAATCAACACCGAGTAAAATTTCTTACACAAAACAAAGATGATGCACATACCGTTGGGTTGTTGGTGGTAGGCAGAAGGCTGAGCATAGGGTGCCTGTCCAGGAAAAGGTTGCTGGAAGGTCCCACTAAAACTGGTGGGCATGCAGTAATTGTTTGAATTTCCAAAGCCAGTTGGCATACTCATGGACCCTGTGCCAAATGAAACTGAGGCATTAATAAAAGTGTCAAATGCTGTACTTTaagttaataaaatacaaaataataataaaccaccATACCTGCAGCTGTTGCTCTGCCATTGGTTTGGAAGGGGTTTGTGGACATCGGCTCTGGAGCAATTCCAGCAGCAACGAAGGGATTTGTGGATGGAGCAGATACTACAAAGTAACAGATTCACCAAAGTTCATGAAACCTGCACTGAAAACACTATTGGACTACAGCCTAATTCCTTACTCACCCCCAAAGCCCTGTGGCATATTGGGTAACACTGGTTGTGCTTGGGCAGATGTGGCTCCAGGAACAGCTCCAAAAAGATTCCTGAATCATTTCACATGTATTTACAAATGTATAGAAAATATGTGCATGCACAATAATATAGCACCATTACTTGTACCATAGTTGCTTACCCCTGCACTACACCGCCTGTAGAGACAGAGAAGCTAAGGGCACTGTCCAGCTCTGCTAGAGCAGCATAACGATCCTCTCCCGATAAACCGGACTGGGGAGGGGCCATGGCCATGCTAGCCATTTGGGGTAAGGATACACCTCCTGCATGACAAACACAACTTAGGCAGTTTAGACTACATGAATCAAGACTGGGAATCCTGTGGATTGATCTGGAGTCGCATCATTATGAAGAAAAATCGGAGTTTATGTAACAAAGGACAAAATAATGaaggaaaaatgattttatatatatatatatatatatatatatataaataaaataaaaaaaatcaaggggGGTGGTCACAGGAAAGGTAACAGGTGTGGCAGAGAGGTTATACCTGTGTGAGGGGGCTGATGGGTAGGTTGTGAGGCAGGTGAGGTACCAAAATGTGAGGACACACTGGAGTTTCCAAATGAGTCAAAATTGGCAAAATCTGTGTTTGAATTACTTTGAGCTGCAGGTGtcaaagaagaaaacaaaattgTGTGGATGAACAGTGAAGAAATCATAATGTAAAACAAACCAATGCTGTGGTACATTTCTGAAGCTGCATCTTTTCAAAGATGAAAATACATCCAACAAAAGACTATCTGCTGCCCTCATTGCTGAAGGAACAGTTTTCTCAGGAGACCTTGGACCTACATAAAGAATAGAGCATGACAAAAGAGTCAGACATGTTACAGTACTGTGCAATAATACCTGACGGCCTATTGAAATGTGCAAAGTTTGCAAAGGTGGAGGAGCCTGCAGTcggcgggggcggggccgcAAATATATCTCCACCAAGGTCAGAAAGGAGGTCAAATTTCTTCTCTTGGCCTGCTGACTGAGCATGTATGCGATTTATCACTGGAGACTGCGATGAGGATGAGAGGGGAAAACATTTTAACGTCACAGACATGCTTTGAATGACAGCTGATGCATACTGATATAAATGTCAAATTGACATTTGATTTATATGGACAGGAAGTGGCACCTGGTTGGATGGAATCTTGTTGAGGTGCAGAGTCTTGAGGGGCTGGACCTCCGGGGTGCTGCTTGTGCTGCTGGCTGAAGAGCCAGAAATAGAGGCCTGAACAGAAGCAATCACCTTGGCTTGTTCTGGAGGGACATACCTATGAAAAGAGGGCAGATCTTGAGCAAAGAACAGATCACTTCTCTCTGAACAATTATGAAACTCATACAAAAACCACACCCCAACAACACATGTGATTAAGATTCTGGAGATCACAGCCAGTCCGCTCCACCCCTGAATTTCAGAAGCAAGCGTGGCAGAATATTGTGGTTGAGGTACAGATGTTTTGGACATGGTAGGAAGTTGGGAAATGAGCACTTATATACAAGAATCTCACcatcttttcttttcatatttctcTTGTAGGAACTCTTTGACTTTCTGGGGTTCACGAAAGTCAGGAACAACAGAGCTTCGTTCATCAAAAAGGCCCAACCAGATGTGTCTGCAAAcctgtggaaaagaaaatatCCGAAATGGacaaataacagaaaaatattaattatgttgTAATATCAATATGTCATAACATCATATTTCAAAATTAAGTTGTTTTGGTACACACCTCATTGCTGTGTTTCtgtaaaaaatctatttcctGTTGCGTGAAGGTTGTCATTGAGATGGACTTCACTCTGTGCGGGGGATTTAACCCTCGTCTTGAAAAAAGAGAGGAGACAAATGAAGATGTCTGCAAAAGCCCATTTCCACACACTCCATCCACGGCTGGTGTCCTTCCTGGACAGCCTAAATGCATAATCATTTGCGTTTTCTGCcttttatcttatttattagtGACCAATCCCGCACCGACGTCAATATCCCTGGGTGTGTCACACATGCTGTGGATGCTCAGATGCGGATGAGGTTCATTGTGTGGGTGGATCCACATCGTCACGGCTGCTCTGTTCATAGTTCATAACGACGGCATCGGAACAGCATACAGTAAAGAGCAGGAAAGTTAAAACTGGCGTTCATTTCACCGGAGATGCCCACCCCGGCCCGCTTAACAAATCTGTCGCAGCGCTTTGGAAAATGAATGTAAGTGGAGACGAAATGTAAGTTCATCGGTGCACTGCGGTAGAGGGAAAGTTGTCTCTTTCAAATATCAGCACCCCTGCCTACGTGTTATATCCCGGACAGGGAGGCGAGCTCGGCGCAGGAATTAAGAGTTAACGGGAATTAACGGCCATCAGCCCCCCCCCAAGCGCCACAGTGAACCGCGCAATTAAATGTGAAGCAGCCGAGCCGGGAAACTCACAGGATACCGGAACAAGTGGTGCAAACAAACGAGCCCACTGTCATGTTGGCGTAGGTCGGGCCGCGCTGGTCGCAATCGAAGCATTTCCTATTATGAGGCAGGCTAGTCATTTCCCGTAGCATCTTCAAGTGCTTCTCCTCCTGTTTCCGCTTCGCGCTGGCTGCCATGTCGGGTTGTAGCGTGCCCAACTCGGGGATGAATTGATGCTGATGAATCGGGAGATTGTCCTTTTTTTCAACGCATAAACACCCCCCCCGCGGCAACCTCAACAGCTTCCACTGTGGTCTTCAAGAGACGGAGGCATTACACAGGATGTCTTCTTCTACGGGGGGAGGGCGGACCGCATGGTGTCCGGGTTGCACACTGCCCCCTATTGGTCTGGAGTCCGAATCGTAGTTGGAGTAAACGCATCATTATGACGCTTAAAACTTCTTCAACCTTTTTTGCGGGCATTCAAAAATCTGGTGCATCTGAACATACATTCAACAGGTCAGGGCACCATGTTTGTTCAGATCTTCTACTTTCAGTGGGTTGTGTCCTTGACTGAGTGTTTAGGTAAAGCCCAGGGCCTGTCCTAacttacaaaatacatttctttaccCCCAGTAAATCATGATGGCAACAGTCATTTTGTTGATTTTCAACCAGTTTTATGTGGATTGCATCAGTAATTAAGTTAAATATttccaacacacaaaacaacagaaaataaGACTTACAATAAGGGTTTTAAAgtcttgataaaaaaaatcttatgaatacaaaaaaaatacaatgtttttagtaatacataaatataagtACTACATGTATTAcaaattctgaataaaaaaacaaaacaaaataatgtaaCTTTGAATCATGATTATACTTTTGTAACATTATTT includes the following:
- the agfg1b gene encoding arf-GAP domain and FG repeat-containing protein 1b isoform X2 is translated as MAASAKRKQEEKHLKMLREMTSLPHNRKCFDCDQRGPTYANMTVGSFVCTTCSGILRGLNPPHRVKSISMTTFTQQEIDFLQKHSNEVCRHIWLGLFDERSSVVPDFREPQKVKEFLQEKYEKKRWYVPPEQAKVIASVQASISGSSASSTSSTPEVQPLKTLHLNKIPSNQSPVINRIHAQSAGQEKKFDLLSDLGGDIFAAPPPPTAGSSTFANFAHFNRPSGGVSLPQMASMAMAPPQSGLSGEDRYAALAELDSALSFSVSTGGVVQGNLFGAVPGATSAQAQPVLPNMPQGFGVSAPSTNPFVAAGIAPEPMSTNPFQTNGRATAAGSMSMPTGFGNSNNYCMPTSFSGTFQQPFPGQAPYAQPSAYHQQPNGSGFPVFGHVKPPVASYSQGVTAPGISNNPFMSGAPPGSYPTGSSSTNPFL
- the fbxo36b gene encoding F-box only protein 36b; protein product: MARLLGETLFQISGQGPAPSKDFFHLEIKKSDVTWRWWRISPRNENKRPGEVVESHTCFLEDRRLQDQVRLVFGTRVLRYITNLCQGHFDYLEHLPNHLLLQIMTYLDLEDIAHLRQTSHRLKMLCDSEEFWEHTVRQTCKTVPEHVEMLARELGWRTVFFTNKLQLQKQISRRRRGLDLLEFEVPLPLGQ
- the agfg1b gene encoding arf-GAP domain and FG repeat-containing protein 1b isoform X1 — its product is MAASAKRKQEEKHLKMLREMTSLPHNRKCFDCDQRGPTYANMTVGSFVCTTCSGILRGLNPPHRVKSISMTTFTQQEIDFLQKHSNEVCRHIWLGLFDERSSVVPDFREPQKVKEFLQEKYEKKRWYVPPEQAKVIASVQASISGSSASSTSSTPEVQPLKTLHLNKIPSNQSPVINRIHAQSAGQEKKFDLLSDLGGDIFAAPPPPTAGSSTFANFAHFNRPSAQSNSNTDFANFDSFGNSSVSSHFGTSPASQPTHQPPHTGGVSLPQMASMAMAPPQSGLSGEDRYAALAELDSALSFSVSTGGVVQGNLFGAVPGATSAQAQPVLPNMPQGFGVSAPSTNPFVAAGIAPEPMSTNPFQTNGRATAAGSMSMPTGFGNSNNYCMPTSFSGTFQQPFPGQAPYAQPSAYHQQPNGSGFPVFGHVKPPVASYSQGVTAPGISNNPFMSGAPPGSYPTGSSSTNPFL